Below is a genomic region from Rhineura floridana isolate rRhiFlo1 chromosome 5, rRhiFlo1.hap2, whole genome shotgun sequence.
GCTCATGTGTGAGAACGCTAGGTTCTTgttaaaacatgttttgttttaacaaggGGTTCCCAGAGTCGTGCATTGCTAAAAATGTAACTATTTCAGCAATGAAGCAGCTAGCAATTGGACAACTTTCTATCATAACAGCATAGGTGATGGTTACAACTTGCCTAATTAAGCAATCAGTATCAATGTAGAGGCAAGAACCAGGATTACTTGGAGGCTAATGAGAGTGATATTGGGTTTCTAGAGTTTTGAATATACTAAAGTAGCTGTTTGCTTTAATCGGGATGACGTGTGCTGTATTTTTGTACCGAAGCAAACAATACGATTTTAAAACATCTACCATTCTTCTAAATAGCTTTTCTGAACCTGACATTTTATTTAATCAGAATGTTTTAAATTATAATAAATTGCCTCCCCCCCCGATGAACCATGTTATTTTTTTGTTCCTCCCATAATCAAACTAGAGGAAATATACAACTAGACAGCCAGCGTATTCTCATAGAATGATTAAAATATGTCCTTGTATTTCAAGTGCTCTGTGGCCTTTGTAAGCCTTCCTGTCATCTCTCTGCCATCATATTCCATTATATTCCTGCTGATGACTCTCATGCTAGCTTTACCTTGATCAGTAATCTATTCTgaacatccctgtcttgtactcTTAAACAATTCCTGTGCTCTTAAACATTTcccctatgtatttatttattatatttaaattccacctttccttcaagggtctcaaggtgacatacatgattGTCCCCccctatcttcacaacagccgtGTAAGTTAGGTTAAGTTGAGAGAGGTCAACCAGTGAGTTTTATGATAAAGTGTAGATTTGAACTTAGGTCTTCcctgtcccagtccaacactctaaccattacatcatACTGGCTCTCCCTATTCTTGAATCTTTTCCCCAAAACACCTAGAATAGGACCTAGAATATACGGCTAGAGcccaggctatctgaaggactGTATCTTTCCATATGAGCCTGTCCAAGCCGTCAATGGGGGAGGCCCTTCTCTTGGTCACACCACCCTCTCAGACACTTCTGGTGGGAACAcgggaaagggccttctcggtggctaccccaggttctggaactctatTCCTAGGGAGGTTAGGCTGGCTCCCTTCCTGCTGCCCTTCCGTTGGCAGGTGAAGCCTTTCCTGTTCTGACAAGCTTTtaggaactgactgcaagggctattaaatagggcactgtttttactgatttatATTTTGTGCTCTTTTAATCACTATGttctaattggttttaattttatagtaagtttaattgcattttaattaacttctgtatgttttatttatatgttttaactgcatttgtttaatttttgtaagctgccttgagtctcAGTTATGGGAAAAAGGCGGGACATTAATGAATAaaatcgtcgtcatcatcatcattgaatAGGAGAACctgtaccctccaaatgtttctggACTGCATCTCCctttattcctgaccattggccatcctggatgagactgatggaagatggaatccaacaacatctggagaaccatagGTTACCCATCCTGCCCCAACCCATAAGGGACTTGGGCATCCAGGTATTATCCAACCCTCACATCACTCAAAGTCCATCTCTTCTGTGACGATTCCCCTGTGAAGTCGGTTGCTAGGTTGCCAAGCTTGCCTTTAACACGAGctcagttggaggcagtatgtctttgaataccagttgcagggaatcacaagtggggagagtgctgttgcactcataggCTCAGGGTGGCATCCAATGTAGTGCTACGTCAACATTCtgttagcgcaaggatttctgcttatgcaacagaatggcctcctcctctcctccccctgcccgtgcccctaaatctgttctaggggttcccctaaccctctggaacagatttgggaagggcatggggcacacagggggaggagaagagagggaagccccattgtgcaagcagaaatccgtGCACTGACAGGGTGTGTTAATTGAATACAGCCCATAGGCCACCGTGAGAACGGAATGCTAGGCTAGATAGGCTTTTGgggtgatccagcagggctcttcttatgcagaAATCAGCAAGCGATACTACATAAAGAGTATCACCTGCTAAGTCCTGCAGATCAAGCTCCTGTTGGAGGGTCCATCTGGTCATCAGACTCAGTCCTCATCCGCAATAAAGCCAAGATGTTTAACTGCATTGCTTACATTTGTCCTTtccttttctcagtttctcaccaTTTGTTCAtatacattttccacaaatacatatgtACTCATTTCGTCCCATTCTGTTTTGTTACCTTCCTCCCTTCCATTCAACATCCTCATCCCCCGCTTCCTAAAATACACACTGCTTAACGTTATACTTTAAGTGCCTTGGGTCAGGGAACTGTCTTATGTTACTCTTTGAAACACCATGTAAATATTCATGTTAATTAATAAGAAAGAGCCCATAGAGGAAAGCTATTCGTAATTGTTGAGTCATTCATTACAACACAGAGATGGCAGGGTGGAAAGCGTCCTTACTGGGTCCttcccaaccagatgtctctCAGAAGTCCACAAGCAAAGTGTGACAGCAATAGCCCTTTTCCACTGCTGCTCTTTAGCAGTTGGTACCTCTGAACCTGGAAGCTTCAAACAGtgagaagaaagaaaaacaaaatgcaaaagagGGCAGGCCTAGTAGGTGATATATAAATAACCTTGGCCACATACGCACAGAGCACTTCCACGAGCTCTCAGCATACATGAATTTGGACTGGTTTATTATAATTGTAGCTGGCAGCAAAGCCACAGAGGCACCGAGCTCTGTATTGCTGCATTGCCAGCCGGTGATATTATTAGACTGTATGGATTGCTCACCCTTTGAGTTTTGTCATATTCTACGCAAAAGAACGGAAGGGGAAAGGAAGCTTATAATGAATTCCCAGGTAACTGGTATCTAACCTGAGATATTTATATAGTGTCTAAATATGATCTGCTTATAGTATTGAATGAGATGCAGAAAATGCAGAGAAGGGACAATTCTGGGATTGGGGAGGACACTTTTTTAAAGGTGTATTTATAGTATACTACAGGAGACAAGAAGATAGGGGGAAAGTATGGTTTTTCACACAAATCCTCATTTGGCTCACAATAACCTAGGAATATTGCCTTTTTGTATAGTAACAGTTAATGTTTTTGTACAGTAACTTTTAAATTACGGAAAATGAAAGAAATAGAggtaaaacacttttaaaaagtattttatgACACAGCATAAATTAGCATGAATTGCATTGATTCTTCCTAGCTGGTGTCCCATTGCAGATTTgacaatcagctttaaagaacataAAGGTTTATTTTCCTTCTAATTGGCCCTTAAACCAATTAtatgattccccacccccactccaagGTAAATGATAGTTCCTTGGAAGGAGCTGAACAGTTATGTTATGGAACAGTTATAGCAGATTTATTGCAATTTATTGTCTCTGCTCCCTAAATATGGTCTAAAAacagacattagagataaaaaaCAAGGTTACCAAAGGTTCCTCTACTTTCATTTAAGGTCTGTAGATTTTTAATATCCATTGTTGAATATTTATAGTTGAGGAATGGCGTGAAACTTGATTTAAGAATCAAACTAATTTATTCAGTATACTTTTAGGTATACACTCCGAAGTAAGGCCCCTTACATTCACTGCGACTTATTCCCTAGCAAGCTCGCTTAGGACGGtagttaaaacactttaaaagaacTGGCCAATATGGGCCTGTAACTTTTTATCATCacaaagataagaacataagaacataagaagagcctgctggatcaggccagtggcccatctagtccagcatcctgttctcacagtggccaaccaggtgcctgggggaagcccgcaagcaggacccgagtgcaagaacactctcccctcctgaggcttccggcaactggttttcagaagcatgctgcctctgactagggtggcagagcacagccatcatggctagtagccgttgatagccctgtcctccatgaatttgtctaatcttcttttaaagccgtccaagctggtggccattactgcatcttgtgggagcaaattccatagtttaactatgcgctgagtaaagaagtacttccttttgtctgtcctgaatcttccaacattcagcttctttgaatgtccacgagttctagtattatgagagagggagaagaacttttctctatccactttctcaatgccatgcataattttatacacttctatcatgtctcctctgacccgccttttctctaaactaaaaagccccaaatgctgcaacctttccttgtaagggagtcgctccatccccttgatcattctggttgccctcttctgaaccttttccaactctagaatatcctttttgagatgaggcgaccagaactgtacacagtattccaaatgcggccgcaccatagatttatacaacggcattatgatatcggctgttttattttcaatacctttcctaattatcgctagcatggaatttgcctttttcacagctgccgcacactgggttgacattttcatcgtgctgtccactacaaccccgaggtctctctcctggtcggtcaccgccagttcagaccccatgagcgtatatgtgaaattaagattttttggctGTTGAGATATATTTTGAACTATTGCTAACACATAGAATAAATGCCCTCCTCTGCCTTTTAAAACAGTGGGGAACAGGTTATTACAGGGTGAATAAATACAGCATAGCTGATCCTTAAGCAATGTGTTGTTGTGGGGTGGGGCTCGGTCAGTGATTTTTGGCATCAGAATTGAGGTGTCACACATGCTTGTTCAATCTTCATCTATGAAAGATCAGAGGGCTGGCTTCCTTGGGGGTCTTTTCCTTTACCAAGTCTGTTCCTGAGCCTTTAACAGCAAAATGACAGATTGATAATTGGGGATGCTTCTTGTTCAGCTCATCAAGGTGCAGGTTGCCTCTGAGGCAAGACGCATGAGGCATGAGCATGGTGTGCTACTGTGGACAGTTTAAGGTACTATAATGCATTATATGTGAACCTGCCAACACAGACGTTTTCAGACAACATAGTTCAGAATATGGCTGCTAGATTTTCCTAACTGGGACCAGGCATTATGGTAATTTCATCCTGGTACTATATAGTCAACTGTAGCAGTTTCCGGTCCTTTTCTGGGGTCAGTTCAAATTGATTGATGTCTCTACTAATGTAGAGTTGGGATTAAGTATTGGAGAGGGGGAGTTTGTGTAAGAGGGGCAAAAATATCCCCCAAAGATCTAATcaatcttgggggggggatcttcTTCTTCCCTTAATGGAAGGTGGCTGAGtggattttaaatatatatagttTTACttcttttaaacatatttttaaaagcccttTGCAGTGTTTCACACAACAACCTGGTAGTATTCCAGGCTGGAACAGAAGGAAGGCCTTTCTTTTCTGCCAGGCATTTTATGCAGAATGTCTACATGGCCTGCACTTTGACAGATGAGGGTTACGTGATATTTTGACTGGGTTTgaaatggttttattttattgtattttataaggTTATTACCTGAGATCAGGCATGATGAAACatggggatataaataaataaacaaatgatgtTCCGtggcaaccttttttttaagcaacaacaagcttcttttttttttacaaaacgtGTAACAAACATTTTCCCAGCTCCTATAAAAGTAAAAAGACTCACAGAAACACACAGTACTCTGCCCTGAAAGTCAACAAATATCTCCCCTACCTTTTGTGGGAGATTGCAGCAGTGGGCAGCATGACAGGGCAgcactgctcacctgacctctggttggtTGTATCGCTACCAGGAGGTAGAGCGGGACAGGCAAGGAGTAGCGAGGATGGCATGTTGCAAATGCATCagtagagccaatctggtgctccccgTGGTGTGTTTGCATCACGCCAGCCTcgctcctccccctctaccttcCAGCAAGAAGCAGCGACACAACTGACCGCAAGGAACCCAGGGAGTGTCCCAAGGTTGGataaagaagcctggagggctgcatttgacctcatgggcctgaggttcctggcCCTTGCTCTAAAGGACCAGAACATGTATTCTGAACGTCAGTCAAAAATGTATCAGTGAGTGCCTTTGACCTATGCTATCCTATATATGCCCCAGGAACCCTTTCTTCTTGGTTATATTTGCCTAGGCTAAACACTGGGTTGCAGTCAAGTTTAGCTGGTGTTTCCATAGTCACATGGATAGAATTTCAGCACAGTTTGCTCCATAATCTAAAtcacctctttttcttttttcctcaaaGAATTAAGTATGACAACGGTGGGTACCAAATCTGAAGGCATGGCCAATTTCTCCTCTTTGCAAAGCCCTATCATTGCTTTCAGAAACTGCACTGATGAAGGTGCCTCATTTCAGGACATCTATATCCCCCTAATTTATAGTGTTCTCTTTCTGGTGTGCTTCCCTGGGAATATTATTGTCATTTCTGTATATATCTTCAAGATGAGGCCCTGGAAAACCAGCACTATCATTATGTTGAACTTGGCTGTTACAGACCTGCTGTACATGTCTTGCCTTCCATTCTTGATACATTACTATGTCAATGGAGAAAACTGGGTCTTTGGAGACTTCATGTGCAAGCTCATCCGATACAACTTTTACTTCAACACTTACAGCAGCATCTTCTTTCTCACCTGCTTCAGCCTCTTCCGCTTTATTGTGATTGTCTATCCAATGAGCTGCTTTTCCGTTCAGAAACGGAGATGGGCTGTCGTCACCTCTGCTGCAGTTTGGGTCGTTTCACTGTTGGCCGTCAGCCCGATGATGTACCTGATCACTACAAAACAAAGCTCTAATCGATTAATTTGCCAGGATCTTACCAGTTCAGAAGACTTGATCTCTGTAAGGTGGTTTAACTGGCTCCTCACAATATTGGCATTCTTCCTGCCTTTGGGAACCGTGACTCTTTGCTACGTTGTGATTATCTACACATTGGCAAGAGGGCCTCACACTGGCACCACTTTCAAGCAGAAGGCTCGCAAGCTAGCCATCGTTCTCCTGGCTGTCTTTTATGTATGCTTCTTGCCATTTCACATCTTTAGAGGGGTTCATATTGAGCTAAAGCTCCATCCTGTGAACTGCAGCGTAATGAAGCAGGTCCGGGACATTCTTACTGTGACTAAATCCTTAGCGTCACTAAATACCTTTGGCAATTTAATCCTTTATGTGGTGTTGGGCGATAACTTCCAGCAGGCCATTCTTTCTATCTGTAAACTGATCATAAAGACAAATAAGAAATAGATACGGATGAAAAGTTAAATTACTTGTCCATTCACTGTTGCCCTAAATGTATGTAATTTCAACAGAGGAATAAAACTTGTTCATATGCAAAGTCTGTCATGTTTTTCTGGAAATAATTTTTTTGGAtctactttcttttgttttccaGGATGTGAGATGTGTATTTGTAGCTTTGGATTCATGGCATTCCTTTTTATGAAATGGACATCTTCATACTTTCCTGAACTAGTTGTGTTAAACCATGTTATTTAGTCATTAAGTCCTACTGGGATAAAATGGGTTCAATTTTTGCCACAGAATACAAATTACTTAACAGTGGATTCTTATAGACATTTACCAAAATGTTGTCTAATGGTCCCTCCCCCATCATAAACACCTGTGTTTTCTGATTATATGTTAAACAGAACTTGCCAATGTATATGAATGTGtcaggattagggatggaaggatctgtccatcctggttctctcagtttctcatttttccattccattcagttctccacatttctgaagaaatttgtattttttctttaaaaaaaatccgcttaaaaattgttcagcattttagtgcgaatgtctcctaatacacacatttttgtatgcagttttcactaaagtaaacatttttgcaagcaatatctcctaatatcattcactaataggcaaaaaacccttgcggtttaagaccatacctatagccaaccaatatttctatcagactttaaaaagcagggaaattgggaagctatagtaaatgtgcaaacacaatttaggttggtctttcacagtccaatccacttcctgtgcagcttggaagaatttggtaacatgtgcctctgagcatatggtgagtggtgcaacacctacaatcaggactgcatctccaaagatgtagaaTTACagtttttgtatgttggtgttcttactttgtttctttcctgtgttactactgtttctacagagaatctaacctataaaattatatttctcattattcatcctagaaatctgtgtcaaatttattttttattaattttaaagcctttttattggtctatgtcatatgatggtgaagatagcgttttgtgtttcaaattggaggttatgttctatttctattttggatgcattaacagttgaatctgaaactgcagtttgatgtaaaaactGACTgaatacaatatgttgctactgaaggaatgaatctagctgttggaaaaaagcaaacttggcttgcccaagatgtatgttttcaacctgctaagCTTAAACCATTCCACTTACGGAAGGGTGGGGattggccaattaaaaacataaagtacatctagaaatttgctagaatatatttcacctctcactgttttatcttgtgcaaactcagGCACTgatcatgtccattggagactattctgcaaaatagtcagtgccattactccACCATTGTTTTTAGAGGTTTTTTTagcataaattatgcaaagtgttgctgtacttcacatattcatagaaacagaagaaaaagaaaatgatttactataggaaacttcactcaacttgcaaagtaaatcaagcatatttaaagcgactatctgaactatatcaactgtcttaatattgttgcttcctccctgctaaaacaagatcagcacagcgcatgtcttgtttttgttatttgggctgattgcaggagttgctaccattcaccatatgctttttccaagctacacataatggattgatcatttgcatgcttattgagttcagtgggatttacacccatgcaattatgcttaggataggtaaaactgagcataggtgaggggaagaagggggaaggggagaggagagggaaggagaaagggaggagagaagggagggaaagaaggggagaggggattgggaggggagggggcaggaggagcaaaggaaggaggagggaagggataggagggagggagggcttttgattatttgcatgctttttgagttcactgggatttactcctgcacaatcatgcttaggataggtgaaacagacctgggggaggggaaggagggggaagggggagagaaggggagaaatGGTAGAggtaggaagggagaggaagaggagtggaggagggggaggagattgggcattgggcagagagaaagcccctttgctttccaaaaggaaaacattgtgaacagtatcattgtttttcatggtttccccccacctttttattctacagcaggcacatgtagtcttcaacccaaatttaaactgaaGCTGTCACGAgcctcatccacaccagacctttatttcactttagaaagttatggcttcccccgaacaatcctgggaagtttagtttgtgaagggtgctgagaattgctacgaccccctattcccctcatagagctacaatcccaaGAACAGGGGCTGAtggttaaacccctctggccactggagctctgtcaggggaataggagtctcctaacaactctcagcgcctatggccatactaccctgaacatgcctgatctcgtctgatcttggaagctaagcaggatcaggcctggttagtacttggatgggagaccgcctgggaataccaggtgccataggcttagtggaaggcaatggtaaaccacctctgaatacctcttaccatgaaaaccctatgaatatatcaaaaaaagattcatagggtcatatcaacttgaaggcatataacaacaacagctcagcatccttcacaaactacatgtcccaggattctttgggggaagacatggtgTGGGgtatggctccctgattagccaaaccaaacagccgtgagtctagcttttagagcactgacagctggttcttattgagcatgcctgcacttatcATTACTTCAATGTCaaatttcttaagttaattaaaaatcggccaggcattttaaaaaacttttaaactgcagaagatgaagatcagagtatggggtaaggtcagtaataggattacaggtactatgtgaacatggctgatttttaatcaatttcaagaaattatgagactactgacagaaaaaagtccaacaggctggacttttttctcttgttttacaactCTAGatattctctgagtgttttgtgtactgCCACtaaaacgtagagggttgttaagcaagcatttctgagttcaggagtataagttttgtaaggttttgttttgaaatgagcttatgggaagcatcagaatggcatgggggatattttcaatttaacattgcggaatgtgaaaaacccacgctggctataatatacagccactctcgtggctgtataatacattgctgtatgttattttcactaatatatttatttgatgtaaactttcccctaatatatgcatttcggTAAACATGATTTGGttgaactgtatttatttattattttatttatatcccacccttcctcccagcaggagcccagggcaaaattcacataagtgcaaattttgaaggctggctgtgttttggttctcatattgttgtggAAAGTCCAGATTTGATAAGTTCGGCTTTAAAGGTGAACCAAatgaaatttctcctccattgctAGTCAGGATCATCTGAAATTTGATCTCAAATACTTTTGGTCTGCTTGAGGTCACAAAGTGGAAGAGGGGGCAATATTGGCTCCACCTTCCTCCAGGCTGCCCATTAACTCTTTCATTACATAGatagcaacaaacaaaaatacagtgttAGCACTTAACACTGTAATCCTAGCTAAAGCACCAGATAACATTTTAGAGGACACTATAAACACTTATGTATAAAGGCAGCAAGGTTTGATTCACACAATCATTTGAGTGTGAAAGAATCTGGATTGTTGTGTTCATGATGTGGTTCATCACCAGCACATGTTGTTGGCCAGTCCACTTTTCAAGCTTCCTTCAACAAGGACACACtgacaatttttttgttttggtgggCAATTTAGATAACTGGCTCACCAGTATCCTTCCTCCAAAGATCCACATTTGTATCAACCAATGCAAATTTGTGCAAAATGTCAGAACTCAAAGTTGCATATTTCTTAAGAATGGAACCTCACTCTTGAATTGGGTCTGCTCCAAAAAATTTTGGGAGGTGAGAAGGGGATCTCTTTTCTTCCTGCCACCTTTACTTGCTGATCCTCTTACTCTGGGTCCAATTGCCATTACTGCCCAGAGGGAGAGGACTGTTTAGCGGGCAGGTGGCAGCtgactttttttcttctttgatattgttgttgctTGCTGGCAAGCACACAGTAATTGGGAAAAGATTGCTGCCTATATGGTCATCTGTCAGCTCTCTTGTCCTGCCCCTGCTTGTTCTTATTTCATTTGCTTGGAGGTTATGGAAGAAAGGGTGGCAATGGTGAAGATCAGTTGAACCAGGGGGCTCCAAGGATCAGCTATGGGTCCCCTCCCAAGCATGGGCCTCAGCAGGTACCTGATGAGGCTCAGCCCTGTCATTGTACCTGATGCCAATTCCAGGTCAAGAGAAACTAATGAGCGTGCCTTACCCATGGATTATTCTCAAAACCCACTCTAACCTTTACACTTAATTCAAactgttggtattaacctttaaaatccTAAAACTGTTTGGGGCCAGATTGCCTAAAAGATGGTCTACTCCCACATGGACTCAAAGATCACCTCCGAAGGCCAGAAGAGGTGAGA
It encodes:
- the LOC133385786 gene encoding 2-oxoglutarate receptor 1-like — protein: FSFFLKELSMTTVGTKSEGMANFSSLQSPIIAFRNCTDEGASFQDIYIPLIYSVLFLVCFPGNIIVISVYIFKMRPWKTSTIIMLNLAVTDLLYMSCLPFLIHYYVNGENWVFGDFMCKLIRYNFYFNTYSSIFFLTCFSLFRFIVIVYPMSCFSVQKRRWAVVTSAAVWVVSLLAVSPMMYLITTKQSSNRLICQDLTSSEDLISVRWFNWLLTILAFFLPLGTVTLCYVVIIYTLARGPHTGTTFKQKARKLAIVLLAVFYVCFLPFHIFRGVHIELKLHPVNCSVMKQVRDILTVTKSLASLNTFGNLILYVVLGDNFQQAILSICKLIIKTNKK